One genomic window of Arachis stenosperma cultivar V10309 chromosome 10, arast.V10309.gnm1.PFL2, whole genome shotgun sequence includes the following:
- the LOC130955061 gene encoding U-box domain-containing protein 35-like isoform X1, whose protein sequence is MERIQDKADENSISEHSPSSIVALAIKGNKKSKFVVQWALNKFVPEGMIVFKLIHVHPGIKGVPTPMGNVIPISQVRTDVANAFRKEVEWQTNQKLLPFKRMCEQRKVHADIVVIESDDVASAVAEEVAKGAITKLVVGASSRSIFTSKHKGISAKISVCTPRFCTVYATSKGKLSIRPSDIQVDDSIIDDTSGTSFSSSSSSNYTSTSQTDTGSLASYAPSHSSSLTTQRFQALSSINQTLLKTSTGLIETNHSRGRSLDFGRENITSTSSRNSDIDYALNRSSSYKSVISDTESLNFDQNSAKEEPLAIEHPSPNRQENVNLELEKLRIELRHAQGMHALAQSESIDASRKLNDLSKRRSEESMKLKEILAKEEMAKELARHEREKYEAAAREAEYLKECAEREAAERKEAELKAIRAAKDKEKLEDAITGSTPLYRKFAWDEIVSATSSFSEDLKIGMGAYGKVYKCSLYHTTVAVKVLHPNRGHNSKQFQQELEILSRTRHPNLLLLLGACPEHGCLVYEYMENGNLDDRLLRKNNATPIPWFERYRIAWEVASALSFLHSSKPKPIIHRDLKPANILLGRNLVSKIGDIGLSTMLQSDNLSTMYKDTEPVGTLCYIDPEYQRNGLISPKSDVYALGIVILQLLTAKPAIGITHVVETAIGAGKLTDILDPEAGSWPFQETLELAQLGLSCAELRRIDRPDLKDQVLPTLERLKEIADRTQQSPSIVFVRSRPPNHFICPILQDVMDDPCVAADGYSYDRKAIEKWFQENDKSPMTNMALPHKHLIPNYTLLSAIMEWKSQ, encoded by the exons ATGGAAAGGATTCAAGATAAGGCAGATGAAAATAGTATATCTGAGCATTCGCCTTCATCCATTGTTGCTCTAGCAATTAAGGGTAACAAGAAAAGCAAATTTGTGGTACAGTGGGCACTGAATAAGTTTGTTCCTGAGGGTATGATTGTCTTCAAGCTGATACACGTCCATCCCGGTATAAAAGGAGTTCCAACACCAA TGGGAAATGTGATTCCTATTTCACAAGTGCGTACCGATGTAGCAAACGCTTTCAGAAAGGAAGTGGAGTGGCAGACAAATCAAAAGCTTCTACCTTTCAAAAGAATGTGTGAGCAGAGAAAG GTCCATGCAGATATCGTGGTGATTGAATCAGATGACGTGGCAAGTGCAGTAGCAGAGGAAGTAGCTAAGGGTGCTATAACCAAACTCGTCGTTGGAGCATCATCTCGTAGCATATTTACCAG TAAACATAAGGGTATATCTGCAAAAATCTCAGTATGCACTCCAAGATTTTGTACAGTCTATGCTACATCGAAAGGAAAACTGTCCATACGACCATCAGACATACAAGTTGATGATAGCATTATCGATGACACTAGTGGAACCAGTTTTTCCTCCAGCAGCTCATCAAATTACACTTCAACCTCTCAGACAG ACACTGGCTCGCTTGCATCATATGCTCCTTCGCATTCATCTTCCTTAACTACACAGCGATTCCAAGCTCTTTCAAGTATAAATCAGACATTATTGAAGACAAGTACTGGTTTAATTGAAACTAATCATTCTAGAGGTCGATCTCTAGATTTTGGGAGAGAGAACATTACTTCAACTTCTTCCAGAAACTCTGATATTGATTATGCTTTGAATCGTTCCTCTAGTTACAAAAGCGTTATATCTGATACCGAATCTTTGAATTTTGATCAAAATTCTGCCAAGGAGGAACCATTAGCAATTGAACATCCTTCACCTAATAGGCAG GAAAATGTTAACCTTGAGCTGGAAAAGTTGAGAATTGAACTAAGACACGCCCAAGGAATGCATGCATTAGCTCAAAGCGAAAGCATAGATGCATCACGAAAG TTGAATGACCTCAGCAAGAGGCGATCAGAAGAATCCATGAAACTGAAGGAGATTCTTGCTAAGGAGGAAATGGCCAAAGAATTGGCAAGACATGAAAGAGAGAAATATGAAGCTGCGGCAAGAGAAGCGGAATATTTGAAAGAGTGTGCTGAAAGAGAAGCTgcagaaagaaaagaagcagaGTTGAAGGCTATCCGTGCAGCTAAAGATAAAGAAAAGCTGGAGGATGCTATTACTGGTTCCACGCCGTTGTACCGAAAGTTTGCTTGGGATGAAATAGTGTCCGCTACCTCATCATTCTCTGAAGATTTGAAAATTGGAATGGGAGCATATGGAAAGGTGTACAAGTGCAGTTTGTATCATACAACTGTTGCTGTTAAAGTTCTTCACCCTAATAGGGGCCACAATAGCAAGCAATTCCAGCAAGAG CTTGAGATACTTAGCAGAACTCGTCATCCAAacttgcttcttcttcttggtgCATGTCCTGAGCATGGATGCCTTGTGTATGAATATATGGAGAATGGTAACTTGGACGATAGATTACTCCGGAAAAACAATGCCACCCCTATTCCATGGTTTGAGAGGTATCGAATAGCATGGGAAGTTGCATCAGCTCTATCCTTTCTTCACAGTTCGAAGCCAAAACCAATCATCCATCGTGATTTGAAGCCAGCGAACATCCTTCTTGGTCGTAACCTTGTCAGCAAGATTGGTGATATTGGCCTTTCGACAATGCTTCAGTCAGATAATTTATCCACCATGTACAAGGACACTGAGCCTGTTGGGACACTCTGCTACATAGACCCTGAGTATCAAAGAAATGGATTGATATCACCAAAATCAGATGTTTATGCTTTGGGAATAGTTATATTACAGTTATTGACTGCAAAACCAGCCATAGGAATTACTCATGTGGTTGAAACAGCAATTGGTGCCGGGAAGTTGACGGATATATTGGATCCAGAGGCAGGAAGTTGGCCATTTCAAGAGACATTAGAATTAGCTCAATTAGGACTGAGCTGTGCTGAACTTCGGCGAATAGACCGGCCTGATTTGAAAGATCAAGTTCTTCCTACACTAGAGAGATTGAAAGAAATTGCTGATAGGACTCAACAATCTCCTTCAATAGTATTTGTTAGATCCAGACCTCCCAATCACTTTATCTGTCCAATACTTCAG GATGTGATGGATGATCCTTGTGTTGCTGCGGATGGATATTCGTATGATCGTAAAGCAATTGAAAAGTGGTTTCAAGAGAATGACAAATCACCAATGACAAATATGGCCTTACCACACAAGCATCTAATTCCTAATTACACTCTCCTGTCAGCAATTATGGAATGGAAGTCTCAATAA
- the LOC130955061 gene encoding U-box domain-containing protein 35-like isoform X2, which translates to MERIQDKADENSISEHSPSSIVALAIKGNKKSKFVVQWALNKFVPEGMIVFKLIHVHPVGNVIPISQVRTDVANAFRKEVEWQTNQKLLPFKRMCEQRKVHADIVVIESDDVASAVAEEVAKGAITKLVVGASSRSIFTSKHKGISAKISVCTPRFCTVYATSKGKLSIRPSDIQVDDSIIDDTSGTSFSSSSSSNYTSTSQTDTGSLASYAPSHSSSLTTQRFQALSSINQTLLKTSTGLIETNHSRGRSLDFGRENITSTSSRNSDIDYALNRSSSYKSVISDTESLNFDQNSAKEEPLAIEHPSPNRQENVNLELEKLRIELRHAQGMHALAQSESIDASRKLNDLSKRRSEESMKLKEILAKEEMAKELARHEREKYEAAAREAEYLKECAEREAAERKEAELKAIRAAKDKEKLEDAITGSTPLYRKFAWDEIVSATSSFSEDLKIGMGAYGKVYKCSLYHTTVAVKVLHPNRGHNSKQFQQELEILSRTRHPNLLLLLGACPEHGCLVYEYMENGNLDDRLLRKNNATPIPWFERYRIAWEVASALSFLHSSKPKPIIHRDLKPANILLGRNLVSKIGDIGLSTMLQSDNLSTMYKDTEPVGTLCYIDPEYQRNGLISPKSDVYALGIVILQLLTAKPAIGITHVVETAIGAGKLTDILDPEAGSWPFQETLELAQLGLSCAELRRIDRPDLKDQVLPTLERLKEIADRTQQSPSIVFVRSRPPNHFICPILQDVMDDPCVAADGYSYDRKAIEKWFQENDKSPMTNMALPHKHLIPNYTLLSAIMEWKSQ; encoded by the exons ATGGAAAGGATTCAAGATAAGGCAGATGAAAATAGTATATCTGAGCATTCGCCTTCATCCATTGTTGCTCTAGCAATTAAGGGTAACAAGAAAAGCAAATTTGTGGTACAGTGGGCACTGAATAAGTTTGTTCCTGAGGGTATGATTGTCTTCAAGCTGATACACGTCCATCCCG TGGGAAATGTGATTCCTATTTCACAAGTGCGTACCGATGTAGCAAACGCTTTCAGAAAGGAAGTGGAGTGGCAGACAAATCAAAAGCTTCTACCTTTCAAAAGAATGTGTGAGCAGAGAAAG GTCCATGCAGATATCGTGGTGATTGAATCAGATGACGTGGCAAGTGCAGTAGCAGAGGAAGTAGCTAAGGGTGCTATAACCAAACTCGTCGTTGGAGCATCATCTCGTAGCATATTTACCAG TAAACATAAGGGTATATCTGCAAAAATCTCAGTATGCACTCCAAGATTTTGTACAGTCTATGCTACATCGAAAGGAAAACTGTCCATACGACCATCAGACATACAAGTTGATGATAGCATTATCGATGACACTAGTGGAACCAGTTTTTCCTCCAGCAGCTCATCAAATTACACTTCAACCTCTCAGACAG ACACTGGCTCGCTTGCATCATATGCTCCTTCGCATTCATCTTCCTTAACTACACAGCGATTCCAAGCTCTTTCAAGTATAAATCAGACATTATTGAAGACAAGTACTGGTTTAATTGAAACTAATCATTCTAGAGGTCGATCTCTAGATTTTGGGAGAGAGAACATTACTTCAACTTCTTCCAGAAACTCTGATATTGATTATGCTTTGAATCGTTCCTCTAGTTACAAAAGCGTTATATCTGATACCGAATCTTTGAATTTTGATCAAAATTCTGCCAAGGAGGAACCATTAGCAATTGAACATCCTTCACCTAATAGGCAG GAAAATGTTAACCTTGAGCTGGAAAAGTTGAGAATTGAACTAAGACACGCCCAAGGAATGCATGCATTAGCTCAAAGCGAAAGCATAGATGCATCACGAAAG TTGAATGACCTCAGCAAGAGGCGATCAGAAGAATCCATGAAACTGAAGGAGATTCTTGCTAAGGAGGAAATGGCCAAAGAATTGGCAAGACATGAAAGAGAGAAATATGAAGCTGCGGCAAGAGAAGCGGAATATTTGAAAGAGTGTGCTGAAAGAGAAGCTgcagaaagaaaagaagcagaGTTGAAGGCTATCCGTGCAGCTAAAGATAAAGAAAAGCTGGAGGATGCTATTACTGGTTCCACGCCGTTGTACCGAAAGTTTGCTTGGGATGAAATAGTGTCCGCTACCTCATCATTCTCTGAAGATTTGAAAATTGGAATGGGAGCATATGGAAAGGTGTACAAGTGCAGTTTGTATCATACAACTGTTGCTGTTAAAGTTCTTCACCCTAATAGGGGCCACAATAGCAAGCAATTCCAGCAAGAG CTTGAGATACTTAGCAGAACTCGTCATCCAAacttgcttcttcttcttggtgCATGTCCTGAGCATGGATGCCTTGTGTATGAATATATGGAGAATGGTAACTTGGACGATAGATTACTCCGGAAAAACAATGCCACCCCTATTCCATGGTTTGAGAGGTATCGAATAGCATGGGAAGTTGCATCAGCTCTATCCTTTCTTCACAGTTCGAAGCCAAAACCAATCATCCATCGTGATTTGAAGCCAGCGAACATCCTTCTTGGTCGTAACCTTGTCAGCAAGATTGGTGATATTGGCCTTTCGACAATGCTTCAGTCAGATAATTTATCCACCATGTACAAGGACACTGAGCCTGTTGGGACACTCTGCTACATAGACCCTGAGTATCAAAGAAATGGATTGATATCACCAAAATCAGATGTTTATGCTTTGGGAATAGTTATATTACAGTTATTGACTGCAAAACCAGCCATAGGAATTACTCATGTGGTTGAAACAGCAATTGGTGCCGGGAAGTTGACGGATATATTGGATCCAGAGGCAGGAAGTTGGCCATTTCAAGAGACATTAGAATTAGCTCAATTAGGACTGAGCTGTGCTGAACTTCGGCGAATAGACCGGCCTGATTTGAAAGATCAAGTTCTTCCTACACTAGAGAGATTGAAAGAAATTGCTGATAGGACTCAACAATCTCCTTCAATAGTATTTGTTAGATCCAGACCTCCCAATCACTTTATCTGTCCAATACTTCAG GATGTGATGGATGATCCTTGTGTTGCTGCGGATGGATATTCGTATGATCGTAAAGCAATTGAAAAGTGGTTTCAAGAGAATGACAAATCACCAATGACAAATATGGCCTTACCACACAAGCATCTAATTCCTAATTACACTCTCCTGTCAGCAATTATGGAATGGAAGTCTCAATAA